From Vanrija pseudolonga chromosome 1, complete sequence, a single genomic window includes:
- the CUE3 gene encoding CUE domain-containing protein 3, with product MTAALPTEPPPHELAERALPYLVSAVSRAAPNGPSALLPPLSLALSTLARARLAGQRLSSPLAPLHAFVSLATEDPAAVPLSLAYDALLAYPADSAALSPALDAVLSAHLDETATLVPALTRRLSSASKPLELLAPARLAHALLRASDALAALLLEHADDLVPAISAAYARLGGGRDDVRAKSEALLLVRAIAGLMGRGAASAALVRLMGDAGVKGTALVNQSLRDDYALFTTGDVDADVRAVLKALQDDERADDPRIAPLQDVFPTLPAHLLVDALHHPAFAASGSSARTPKEQAAPLIDAILGSALPPELGELAAAVRAAGAGRAADAREKVERRNIWNEELDLSRMRLKGQTDPVVGKEIPDNLRASILRLVDQQAEEAEEAARAVAEARGLGLAPKPRRLYLGDDEDDIDSDVGPTVRLAADGEESGDESDDGEHLDGALDGRPAGNDVQLHLELAYIRNPAVFGRDAATRRSAARKELRDATGYDDGQLEGWKIMLDRNPHKEAILERHQFSREPAKDKPKPKKDKAGGGGSGPNDSGSNASGSTRGGGRGGRGGRGGNKGSRGHSNAARTRGHDKKMTRMGAGL from the exons ATGACAGCGGCCCTCCCAACCGAGCCACCACCCCATGAGctggcggagcgcgcgctgccgtACCTCGTATCGGCCGTatcgcgcgcggcgccaaaCGGACCGTCGGCGCTCCTCCCGCCCCTCTCGCTCGCCTTGtcgacgctcgcgcgcgcccggcTGGCGGGCCAGCGCCTCTCGTCCCCCCTGGCGCCGCTACACGCCTTCGTGTCCCTCGCGACCGAGGACCCCGCCGCGGTCCCCCTCTCACTCGcgtacgacgcgctgctcgcctaCCCCGCTGACAGCGCGGCGCTCTCCCcggccctcgacgccgtcctctCCGCCCACTTGGACGAGACGGCCACCCTCGTGCCCGCGCTCACTCGGCGCCTGTCGTCCGCCAGCaagccgctcgagctcctggcgcctgcgcgcctcgcccacgcgctcctccgcgccagcgacgccctggccgccctgctgctcgagcacgccgacgacctcgtgcccgccatcagcgcggcgtacgcccgcctcggcgggggaagggacgacgtgcgcgccaAGTCGGAGGCACTGCTCCTTGTCCGTGCGATTGCAGGCCTCATGGGCCGCGGGGCTGCGTCTGCCGCGCTCGTCCGGCTCATGGGCGACGCTGGAGTTAAGGGCACGGCGCTGGTCAACCAGAGCCTGAGGGACGACTATGCGCTCTTCACCACTGGCGACGTGGACGCGGATGTGCGCGCCGTACTCAAGGCGCTccaggacgacgagcgtgccgacgaTCCC CGCATCGCGCCCCTCCAGGACGTGTTCCCCACGCTGCCGGCGcacctgctcgtcgacgcgctccaccACCCCGCGTTCGCGGCGtcaggcagcagcgcccgCACGCCAAAGGAGCAGGCTGCGCCCCTCATCGACGCGATCCTCGGGtccgcgctgccgcccgagctgggcgagctggcggctgCCGTGCGTGCGGCGGGTGCGGGAAGAGCAGCGGATGCGCGGGAGAAGGTCGAGCGCCGGAACATCTGGAACGAGGAGCTCGATCTCTCGCGCATGCGCCTCAAGGGGCAGACGGATCCCGTTGTTGGGAAGGAGATCCCCGACAACCTCCGCGCGTCGATCCTCCGCCTTGTCGaccagcaggccgaggaggccgaggaggccgcgcgcgctgtcgccgaggcgcggggACTGGGTCTGGCACCCAAGCCGCGGCGGCTgtacctcggcgacgacgaggacgataTCGACAGCGATGTTGGTCCGACCGTGCGCCTGGCTGCAGACGGAGAAGAGAGCGGGGACGAGAgcgatgacggcgagcacTTGGACGGGGCGCTCGACGGACGGCCGGCAGGCAACGACGTCCAGctccacctcgagctcgcgtaCATTCGCAACCCGGCCGTCTTTGGGCGCGACGCAGCGACCCgcaggtcggccgcgcgcaaagagctgcgcgacgcaacggggtacgacgacggccagctcgagggcTGGAAGATTATGCTCGACCGGAATCCGCATAAGGAGGCCATTCTCGAGCGGCACCAGTTCTCGCGCGAGCCGGCAAAGGACAAGCCAAAGcccaagaaggacaaggctggcggcggcggtagtgGGCCGAATGACTCGGGGTCCAATGCGTCGGGCAGCACgcgcggaggagggcgtGGTGGACgcggtggacgaggagggaaCAAGGGCAGTCGGGGCCACTCGAACGCCGCGCGTACCCGTGGACACGACAAGAAGATGACGCGCATGGGCGCGGGGCTGTAG
- the nog1 gene encoding putative nucleolar GTP-binding protein 1: protein MTTVAGLQRIAPVPTSSDFIDVVLNATMRKTPTVIHKNFKISRIRNFYMRKVKFTQDTFDEKLGRILSEFPILDNLHPFLSSLLNVLYDKNHYKLALGQIATARHLISQVAKDYVRLLKFGDSLYRCKQLKKAALGRMATIMRRQKDPLAYLEQVRQHIGRLPAIDPNTRTLLICGYPNVGKSSFVNKVTRADVDVQPYAFTTKSLFVGHMDYKYLRWQVIDTPGVLDHPLEEMNTIEMQSITALAHLRSAVLYFMDLSEQCGYTIEAQCKLFHSIKPLFANKPVVLVINKIDIVRLSDLTPANRAFVDTILADKTVTVVESSTYTEEGVMDVRNKSCELLLAHRVEQKLRGNRIEAVANKIHVAVPQKRDDVERAPFIPDAVKTRVKYDPEDPERRKLEKEVEQEMSSNPWMGIYTQDLKRDYQLADDSWKYDIMPEFLNGKNVADFIDPDIAEKLEALEREEERLEAEGFYASDDEEILDSEEEEFLDAAAQIKKRKAEIKLASQAKNKLQNKPVIPRKKKHVTLTEFTNGMRKVGHDPIVLEKRAARLVEAKKAAWEAAEAEREAAGGDGDDVSMGGDDDVDMDEAPKRGGRAAAKTRNALPPGITSKEQLDKAHRLRFFAQREPARLAKASESDRHVPITRPKWMLAGKRKAGKTQRR from the exons ATGACGACCGTGGCTGGACTCCAGCGCATCGCGCCcgtgccgacgtcgtcggacTTCATCGATGTCGTCCTCAACGCGACCATGAGGAAGACGCCGACCGTCATTCACAAG AACTTCAAGATCTCGCGTATCCGCAACTTCTACATGCGCAAGGTCAAGTTCACCCAGGACACCTTTGACGAGAAGCTCGGCCGTATCCTGTCCGAGTTCCCCAtcctcgacaacctccacCCCTTCCTGTCGAGCTTGCTCAACGTTCTGTACGACAAGAACCACTACAAGCTCGCTTTGGGCCAGATCGCGACTGCCCGTCACCTCATCTCCCAGGTCGCCAAGGACTATGTTCGTCTCCTCAAGTTTGGTGACTCGCTCTACCGCTGCAAGCAGCTCAAGAAGGCTGCTCTCGGTCGTATGGCTACCATCATGCGCCGCCAGAAGGACCCTCTTGCCTACCTCGAGCAGGTCCGCCAGCACATTGGCCGTCTCCCCGCTATTGACCCCAACACCCGTACCCTCCTCATCTGTGGTTACCCCAACGTCGGCAAGTCGTCGTTTGTCAACAAGGTCACCCGTGCCGATGTCGACGTTCAGCCCTACGCCTTCACCACCAAGTCGCTCTTCGTCGGTCACATGGACTACAAGTACCTCAGGTGGCAGGTTATCGACACCCCTGGTGTCCTCGACCACCCTCTCGAGGAGATGAACACCATCGAGATGCAGTCGATCActgccctcgcccacctgcGCTCTGCCGTCCTCTACTTCATGGACCTCTCGGAGCAGTGTGGCTACACTATTGAGGCTCAGTGCAAGCTCTTCCACTCGATCAAGCCCCTGTTCGCCAACAAGCCCgttgtcctcgtcatcaacaAGATTGACATTGTCCGTCTTTCCGACCTGACGCCCGCGAACCGTGCCTTTGTCGACACtatcctcgccgacaagacGGTCACCGTTGTCGAGTCGTCGACCTACACCGAGGAGGGTGTCATGGACGTCCGCAACAAGTCGTgcgagctgctgcttgctCACCGTGTCGAGCAGAAGCTCCGTGGCAACCGCATCGAGGCCGTTGCCAACAAGATCCACGTTGCCGTTCCCCAGAAGCGTGACGACGTTGAGCGTGCCCCCTTCATCCCCGACGCTGTCAAGACCCGCGTCAAGTACGACCCCGAGGACCCCGAGCGCcgcaagctcgagaaggaggtggAGCAGGAGATGTCGAGCAACCCCTGGATGGGCATCTACACCCAGGACCTCAAGCGCGActaccagctcgccgacgactcgTGGAAGTACGACATCATGCCCGAGTTCCTCAACGGCAAGAACGTCGCCGACTTTATCGACCCCGATAtcgccgagaagctcgaggctctggagcgcgaggaggagaggctcgaggccgagggcttCTACGCttcggacgacgaggagattctcgactcggaggaggaggagttcctggacgccgccgctcagatcaagaagcgcaaggccgagatcaagctcgccagccaggccaaGAACAAGCTGCAGAACAAGCCCGTCATCCCCCGCAAGAAGAAGCACGTCACATTGACCGAGTTCACCAACGGCATGCGCAAGGTCGGACACGACCCGATCGTGCTCGAGAAGCGTGCTGCCCgtctcgtcgaggccaagaaggctgcctgggaggctgccgaggccgagcgcgaggcggctggcggcgacggcgacgatgtgtcgatgggcggcgacgacgacgtggacatggacgaggcgcCCAAGCGTGgtggccgcgccgctgccaagacCAGGAATGCCCTTCCTCCTGGTATCACGAgcaaggagcagctcgacaaggcccaCAGGCTACGCTTCTTTGCCCAGCGTGAACCTGCTCGTCTCGCCAAGGCGTCCGAGTCTGACCGTCACGTTCCCATCACCCGGCCGAAGTGGATGTTGGCGGGTAAGCGTAAGGCGGGTAAGACTCAGCGCCGATAA
- the Crip2 gene encoding Cysteine-rich protein 2, translating to MSFGGTPRCERCGGAVYHAEQVIGPGRKIYHKLCLKCNSCGKRLDPGGLVQHDEQANLYRDTPAAPPPPPAPVAEPAFSSPSRRDANGAPAPRAVPPPQEYYVPPDLSGSGGGGAASSSSSSSAPVAPAPPALPARPSTPEQITRVNFRSVRPIPSGVSASGRTDSPRSKVGERPGFEDRCPACEKRVYAAEQVQAIGKKWHRGCLRCTSCRSTIDPSKVSDRDGQPWCKNCYAREHGPGGIAGKR from the exons ATGTCGTTTGGAGGCACGCCGCGGTGCGAGCGGTGCGGAGGGGCTGTGTACCATGCCGAGCAGGTCATTGGGCCTGGGCGAAAG ATATACCACAAGCTCTGCCTCAAGTGCAACTCGTGCggcaagcgcctcgaccccGGCGGCCTGGtgcagcacgacgagcag GCAAACCTGTACCGCgacacgccggccgcgccgccccctccccccgcgcCGGTGGCAGAACCAGCCttctcgtcgccatcacggCGGGACGCGAacggcgcgcccgcgccgcgcgcagtgCCCCCACCGCAGGAATACTACGTGCCGCCTGATCTGAgcggaagcggcggcggcggcgcagcgtcgtcgtcgtcgtcgtcgtcggcaccagtggcgcccgcgccccccGCGCTGCCAGCGCGCCCGAGCACGCCAGAGCAGATCACGCGCGTCAACTTCCGCTCCGTCCGCCCCATCCcgtctggcgtcagcgcctCGGGGCGCACCGACTCGCCACGGAgcaaggtcggcgagcggccggGGTTCGAGGACCGCTGTCCCGCGTGCGAGAAGCGCGTGTACGCTGCTGAGCAGGTACAGGCGATCGGGAAGAA aTGGCACCGCGGATGCCTGCGCTGCACGAGCTGCCGGTCGACCATCGACCCGAGCAAGGTGTCGGACCGGGACGGCCAGCCGTGGTGCAAGAACTGCTATGCGCGCGAGCATGGTCCCGGGGGTATCGCGGGGAAGCGATAG
- the SPBC354.10 gene encoding CUE domain-containing protein, whose amino-acid sequence MATVSELSKKYSSQLSQLQAIFPEWDEGDLVFALQDSKGNVEETVLAISEGRASQFTQATKKKAPKTTSTKAHGGRNDAGWDNVDNFSGGRGGRSGGRGGRGGAVAGRGGQAIRGARVGRAGARGGRGGYGNVNGGGSTKVPAEGSGPEWPTTTATSADGWSSQVEQAEAASAHEDDDGGWGEPAKPEAPSKPTWADLAKGEDKSKAAGGAWGSKPKKAAPAPSEKPAAPAPAPPAAPVAAPVEKPAEPVAPAAPAAPPAPAKKTWAQIAKPVEKPKPVPPPAPKAPEPQPEPEAAEEQAVEPEAEAAPAAVEEESAAVEEAEPESEVVVEEEVVEEEVVVAEPEVAAPAEPESAAAEEWVDPAIASATATAPVPAAAPEPVTTYTGPPGFNTAAAKAVPQQSNSRTNSRAAQRYKNADGQAVVLPASAGSWGATGVEMQFGSLSFGGRDGDGVEAPVPAEPVAAPEAAPAASPVRTTQQTIPAVAQPPAPAQAAAPQAAAPSSYYGQQQAPQQPAGFPPSQTLQQQYQAYQSYGQQQQQPAQAQAAQEHAPQQQHQQQQQSQYGAYRQQDYYGSQQQPQPQQTESQAPQQQQQPQQPQQPQQHSYDSAPFGGFGGQGQLFGQPAAQHNEYGQNRNFDSYSSGYPRPPAEEPKQAAPAPSHTPSAPAQPQQNLPHQQHQQYYSTLGNMGYYQSGPYNPYYQYGQAPNPGFQQYYPMASRNLYGQPAPQVPPAPIPASKPTPPAHHSPYGAPPSSYPSSGFDDQSFGLGGRYGDANKAGTPQSGAAQGQQNPQPIGGSIPQSYPSQQQGIHSFLGGNSTPSSSLGSGQPARQAGTPDDNFKAQPGAAASGATAAAGRTQPQQPQAAQQGFNSYPYGGYQNHDWSPYGQQQQHYSGSRNGGYTGWQQ is encoded by the exons ATGGCAACAGTCTCAGAGCTGTCCAAGAAGTACTCGTCCCAGCTCTCGCAGCTGCAGGCAATCTTCCCCGAGTGGGACGAAGGCGACCTCGTCTTTGCGCTCCAAGACTCAAAGGGCAATGTTGAGGAGACTGTCCTCGCCATCTCCGAGG GCCGCGCGTCCCAGTTCACCCAAGCTACCAAGAAGAAGGCACCCAAGACCACATCGACCAAGGCACACGGTGGCCGGAATGACGCGGGATGGGACAATGTCGACAACTTTTCCGGTGGTCGCGgtggccgcagcggcggacgcggtgggcgtggtggagcgGTTGCTGGCAGAGGTGGTC AGGCAATCCGCGGTGCCCGTgtcggccgcgctggcgcccgtggtggccgtggtggctACGGCAATGTGAACGGTGGTGGATCGACCAAGGTTCCCGCCGAAGGCTCTGGTCCCGAATGGCCTACGACAACCGCTACCTCTGCCGACGGCTGGAGCAGCCAGGttgagcaggccgaggccgcttCTGCtcacgaggacgacgacggaggtTGGGGAGAGCCTGCGAAGCCCGAGGCACCCTCCAAGCCCACCTgggccgacctcgccaagggAGAAGACAAGTCAAAGGCTGCCGGTGGCGCTTGGGGTTCCAAGCCAAAGAAGGCCGCTCCTGCTCCTTCTGAGAAGCCTGCTGCACCTGCTCCCGCTCCTCCTGCGGCTcctgtcgccgcccccgtcgagAAGCCCGCCGAGCCTGTCGCccctgctgcccccgccgcgcctcccGCTCCAGCGAAGAAGACTTGGGCCCAAATCGCCAA GCCTGTCGAGAAGCCCAAGCCTGTTCCCCCACCTGCACCCAAGGCTCCCGAGCcccagcccgagcccgaggctgCTGAGGAGCAagccgtcgagcccgaggctgaggctgcccccgcggccgtcgaggaggagtctgcggccgtcgaggaggccgagcccgagtcggaggttgttgtcgaggaggaggtcgttgaggaggaagtcgttgtcgccgagcCAGAGGTCGCTGCTCCTGCCGAGCCGGAGTCTGCTGCCGCTGAGGAGTGGGTTGACCCTGCCATCGCTTCGGCCACTGCCACCGCCCCCGTCCCGGCTGCCGCCCCCGAGCCCGTGACCACCTACACTGGTCCTCCCGGATTCAACACTGCCGCTGCTAAGGCTGTTCCTCAGCAGTCCAACTCGCGCACCAACTCGCGTGCCGCCCAGAGGTATAAgaacgccgacggccaggcCGTTGTCCTGCCCGCTTCGGCTGGCTCGTGGGGTGCTACTGGTGTCGAGATGCAGTTCGGCAGCTTGAGCTTTGGCGGCCGTGATGGTGACGGTGTCGAGGCTCCTGTCCCTGCCGAGCCCGTTGCTGCGCCCGaggctgcccccgccgcgtcgcccgtcCGCACCACCCAGCAGAccatccccgccgtcgcTCAGCCCCCGGCCCCAGCTCAGGCTGCCGCTCCCCAGGCTGCTGCCCCGTCATCCTACTACggacagcagcaggctcCTCAGCAGCCTGCTGGCTTCCCTCCTTCGCAGACCCTCCAGCAGCAGTACCAGGCCTACCAGTCgtacggccagcagcagcagcagcctgcccAGGCTCAGGCCGCTCAGGAGCACGctcctcagcagcagcaccagcagcagcagcagtctcAGTACGGTGCCTACCGCCAGCAGGACTACTACggctcgcagcagcagccgcagccccAGCAGACCGAGTCGCAGGcccctcagcagcagcagcagcctcagcagccccagcagccccagcagcactCGTACGACTCTGCTCCCTTCGGCGGCTTCGGTGGCCAGGGCCAGCTCTTTGGCCAGCCCGCCGCTCAGCACAACGAGTACGGACAGAACCGCAACTTTGACTCGTACTCGTCTGGCTACCCCCGCCCCCCTGCCGAGGAGCCCAAGCAGGCCGCTCCTGCTCCTTCGCACACCCCCTCGGCTCCTGCTCAGCCCCAGCAGAACCTcccccaccagcagcaccagcagtACTACTCTACGCTCGGCAACATGGGCTACTACCAGTCCGGTCCTTACAACCCGTACTACCAGT ACGGCCAGGCGCCCAACCCCGGCTTCCAGCAGTACTACCCTATGGCCAGCCGCAACCTTTACGGCCAGCCCGCCCCCCAGGTTCCTCCTGCCCCCATCCCGGCCAGCAAGCCCACGCCTCCCGCTCACCACTCGCCCTACGGAGCTCCTCCCAGCTCGTACCCCTCGTCGGGCTTTGACGACCAGTCGTTCGGTCTTGGCGGACGTTACGGCGACGCCAACAAGGCCGGCACCCCCCAGTCGGGTGCCGCCCAGGGCCAGCAGAACCCCCAGCCCATCGGTGGCTCCATCCCCCAGTCCTACccctcgcagcagcagggtATCCACAGCTTCCTTGGCGGTAACAGCACtccgtcgagctcgctcggTTCGGGCCAGCCTGCCCGCCAGGCCGGCACCCCCGACGACAACTTCAAGGCTCAGCCTGGCGCTGCCGCGTCGGGcgccaccgcggccgccggccgaacccagccccagcagccccagGCCGCGCAGCAGGGCTTCAACTCGTACCCGTACGGCGGGTACCAGAACCACGACTGGTCTCCctacggccagcagcagcagcactacAGTGGCTCGCGGAACGGCGGCTACACTGGTTGGCAGCAGTGA
- the rho2 gene encoding GTP-binding protein rho2, protein MAPTPIRRKLVIVGDGAAGKTSLLNVFAIGEFPENYEPTVFDNYVTDIELDGKPIQLALWDTAGQEEYERLRPLSYSKAHIILIAFSVDTPDSLDNVTQKWIEEVRSICGSQIPVILVACKADLRDKAIANGTYNPEHYIDTETGRRVAQSIGARGYYETSALLNQGVDAVFEAATRAAMVVRDAGYGGVGEAGKREYGGGSSRPNNNDDENLSRCCVIA, encoded by the exons ATGGCCCCAACGCCC ATAAGGAGAAAGCTCGTGATCGTCggtgacggcgccgccggaAAGACGTCGCTCCTCAACGTCTTTGCCATTGGAGAGTTCCCAGAGAACTAC GAGCCAACCGTGTTCGACAACTACGTGACCGACATTGAGCTCGATGGCAAGCCTATCCAGCTCGCGCTGTGGGACACTGCGGGCCAGGAGGAGTACGAGCGCCTTCGCCCTCTGTCCTACTCCAAGGCCCACATTATCCTCATTGCATTCTCGGTGGACACGCCAGATAGCTTGGACAACGTCACTCAGAAG TGGATCGAAGAGGTTCGCTCGATCTGTGGAAGCCAGATCCCTGTCATTCTAGTGGCCTGCAAGGCGGATCTGCGCGACAAGGCAATCGCCAACGGCACCTACAACCCCGAGCACTACATCGACACCGAGACT GGACGCCGCGTAGCTCAGTCGATTGGCGCACGCGGATACTACGAGACCTCCGCGCTGTTGAACCAgggtgtcgacgccgtgttTGAGGCGGCTACCCGTGCCGCCATGGTTGTCCGCGACGCTGGTTATGGCGGCGTTGGAGAGGCCGGCAAGCGCgagtacggcggcggctcgagccGTCCGAACAACAACGATGACGAAAACTTGAGCCGTTGCTGCGTGATCGCCTAA
- the rps2 gene encoding 40S ribosomal protein S2, with product MAEGAAGARGGFGRGRGGPRGRRGPRRGGRKDEEKEWVPVTKLGRLVKDGKIKSMEEIYLFSLPIKEYQIIDLFLPTLKDEVMKIMPVQKQTSAGQRTRFKAFVAVGDFDGHVGLGVKCAKEVATAIRGAIVLAKLSIVPVRRGYWGSHIAEPHTVPMKVSGKSGSVMCRLIPAPRGTGIVAAPASKRMLQMAGIQDCYTQSKGSTATQGNFLKATVAALSKTYQFQSPDLWAIIPAGQTPYDEFSGHLAIAARKAAAY from the exons ATGGCTgagggtgctgctggtgctcgtGGTGGTTTCGGTCGTGGCCGCGGTGGTccccgcggccgtcgtggtccccgtcgtggtggccgcaaggacgaggagaaggagtg GGTCCCCGTCACCAAGCTCGGTCGTCTTGTGAAGGACGGCAAGATCAAGTCGATGGAGGAGATCTACCTCTTCTCGCTCCCCATCAAGGAGTACCAGATCATCGACCTCTTCCTCCCCAccctcaaggacgaggtcaTGAAGATCATGCCCGTCCAGAAGCAGACTTCGGCCGGTCAGCGTACCCGCTTCAAGGccttcgtcgccgtcggtgaCTTTGACGGCCACGTTGGTCTCGGTGTCAAGTGCGCCAAGGAggtcgccaccgccatccGTGGTGCCATTgtcctcgccaagctctcGATTGTCCCCGTCCGTCGCGGCTACTGGGGCTCGCACATTGCTGAGCCTCACACCGTCCCCATGAAGGTCTCGGGCAAGTCGGGCTCGGTCATGTGCCGTCTCATCCCCGCCCCCCGCGGTACCGGCattgtcgccgcccccgcctcgaAGCGCATGCTCCAGATGGCCGGTATCCAGGACTGCTACACCCAGTCCAAGGGTTCGACTGCCACCCAGGGCAACTTCCTCAaggccaccgtcgccgctctcTCGAAGACCTACCAGTTCCAGTCGCCCGACCTCTGGGCCATCATCCCCGCTGGCCAGACCCCCTACGACGAGTTCTCGGGCCACCTCGCCATTGCCGCCCGCAAGGCCGCTGCCTACTAA